The Solenopsis invicta isolate M01_SB chromosome 12, UNIL_Sinv_3.0, whole genome shotgun sequence DNA window ATGATGCATCATACCGTGTTTCAAGAGTTTCGTTGGAAATATGCGTCATAGCAACGTTTAGGAAGTGGGATAACATTGTTGATGAAGCAAGACCAGTAAAGCTTTTACCAATGGATCGTTCAAGCAAATATAATggtgtttctttttattatcagttaatagttttaacaaaaatagatttaatataaaataatacctttctgtatcatattaataaattaattaattaaaaaataattaatttttacaattaatttaatttttctataagtaaaagtttattctacactcaacagcaaaattaaagcatcacCTAATCTGGTTTCCATAAGCGAAATTTAAGAGAGAGtatctttgtcaaaaataatcgtaaaaaaatgtttaaaaatacttttttgaacatgtttttacgatcatttttgacaaaattacactTTCTTCGGCAATTTCTGGGAGTCAAAATATGtaatgctttaattttgctATTGAGTATACATACCTGATAAACTTTTACATAAAAGGTGATTGGTAGAACTCTACAGTTAATAAACATTGATTAGAATTGTGTAACGTTactatttactgagttattgttaaaaaatggtGTTTTACAACTCCGtctttttctctatatttttataaaattttatacgattaAATATAActccggaaaaaatttttatatataattatatttaactatatatataaaatttgaccatatatattaaaaaatatataaatatacgtgtataattattcatgatttttaaatataattatgtataattatatatatgattatatgatCAAATTTTATAGTAAAGTTGGTATTTACGCTGCGCTGGGATTTACAccacagaaataaaaaaaaataggagtAAAGATAGCTAACTCTCAACTATTCTGATATGTGCCTTTATGCtatattaatattgtgttaTACTTTCAGtcctttattgttaatattaacgaaaaaagATTCATAtcatgaaaaaaagaaagatttcatacttaaaatatttttatagtaataaatagtataaagttttcattattataatttatttgccttagatatagtaaattaatagatatagtaaaataatatttgataaattaagtttttgatAGGTGCGGCGTATATACCGAATTTACTCTACAGTTTTCTATAGatatgcataaaaattttttcccggaactttatatgaaaaattttttaagggtGATTATATAGATTTAGAATGGGCGATCTGCACCGCTGTGCATTGAAAATTATTGGTGTATGGCCGCAACAGAATAAAGATCAgcatgataaatttttttcggatgctatttaatattacgttgataatttttgtattgactGTACCGACTTTAGctcaattaataaaaacatgggGTGACATGATCCAGataatagataatttacaatttattatatttaatttgatagcGGCATTTAAAATCTTCATTATGTGGTACAAGAAAGAAGGTATTTTATTTACTAACAAATTTAAGTCATGTTTTGTAGATTTATctcttctttattattttatcaaacaaaATGTTCTCACCTtctgaaatgttaaataatataattgcaataaatatacaattgaaATTACtaatataactataaaaaaacacatcaaattaatacaaaaaataatgtctttttgcatacatgtataattaagaatattacTTTTCCAGTTTTATCGCTGttgattaacataattataaatgattgGATGCGagtgaaaataaataaagagcGAAATGTCATGTTAAAGAATGCCAGGATTACCCGCTTACTCATCAAAGACAGAATATTCTTTATGCTTTCCGCAACATCTATCAGAATGAGTCCTGCAATCTTTAAACAATACTTTGGACATATGAAAAATCTCACTAATCTTGAAAAATCTTTACCGATTCCTGCACACTACTGGTACGATGTATCCAGCAGCCCGATATATGAGCTAACATATCTGGTACAAACAATCGGCTCATTTGCATGCGCTCTAACTTACAGTGCAATCGACAACTTCCTTGGACTACTGATCTTACATGTATGTGGTCAGATGGAGAGTCTGCATCTGCGATTATTGAATTTGGGGAAGGATCCAGATTTCAGAGCGGTTTTAAAGTACAACATTAAAGACTACTTGATCAGGTTCTCACGAAAATAAGTCATATTCAAGTATAAATTAAACGGATTCAAATCTTtccttaaagaaatttattaaaagacttatcattaaagtttaaattgctaaaattatacactataattttctttcatattttgtcttctaaatttcttaaaaaataaatcccgaatgtagaattttttaaattttctataattttacgAAAACGTAAAcgttatattgtattaatattatcgCCTATTTTATATCACATCTACATTAGTTACAGATCTATAGAAGCCATTGACGACACTTTCAATTTATTGATGCTCGGTATGATTGGATTCTTTAACATAGTAACTAGTATTCTTggatttctaataattaatgtgagtaaaagtaataatttatttctttgtataacttattttattaaacaaaaaactcatcttaaaatatgttttgctttctttatcataaattatcataaatatcacatttattatgtaataatttagaaataatataatgctataatacattttgaaacataatgtatctaatttacatttaatttagaCTATTAATCAAGGTACTCACTTGTCGATCACAACAATTGCTTGGTACTTTTCCGCAATTGTAAATGTTTTACTGCTGTCTGGTTTTTATTGTGCAATAGGCGAACTTCTCGTGATTCAAGTAAGTATAATAGAAATTGCGTTATCTTTTCGATCTTTTGccttttttttgtcttttagtGTATAATTGTAATCTTTACTAAATTATGCACTTTTAAAATGTGCAATGTGAGTGCTTTTAAGtactaaacaattttattttgtactcgTATAGCTAAAGATACGTTTTCACATCTCAAATTTACACACAGCACGTGCTTACCActgaaaaattctcataattacattattactattTGGATGCAACCCTCGAtctttaaggctcctgactcctcagccgagaactccgcgttgacggtagcgacatttcgtcgcggacaaaagtAGAACAAATACacatgaaacgtgacagattgaccatgaaatgttatcgtgcatgtcattttgttattatgtgtttcattgtaaaaacatgtcttgtctcgtatttaccaaattcgtaaaaatggaccgcgagtaaagtttctttgaattttatacataaaagtacatttttcactccttttaatagctatccgtgtgttttcctgtctgaatagacgtcactttacgtgctttttacgactatttactgactgctaggcgaaaaaaggatagtcgtgaccgatatttagaagtgttttaaagccatctgattagtctgttttatccaaattggcattatttagaaatggcacgtcggacaaaattatatacccatgtgttttcctgtttcaattgcttcactttacatgctttttacaactatttactgattgttaggcggaaaaaggatagtcgtgaccgatatttagaagtgttttaaagtcatctgcttagtttgttttatccaaattggctttatttacaaatggcatgtcggacaaaattacgtgtcatttcacgcaatttctcgcttctgacgtcacgacttcaatatggccgtggcgagtactcaggagccttaactgCTTATTTTTCCGGAAAAATTAATTCCTCTTTGTGACCTAAAAATGAAATCATACTTAATAAAccaaacattttcattatttaaatcaaagagaAAACTAAGAGCGGTCAAGTCGGCATTTTTTCTATAACACTCAAATTCTTGGCGCACTAACAACTCACATCCATTTTGACCAGAACTAAAATCACATCCATTTGGCGACACTgccgataaaaatggttcaagtatGTGCTAAAATTCTGTAGTGGTagtaggccggtattcatattcaattcttatatttaagaccatcttaagtgtcatatacatacacacacacacgcgcgcgcgtgtttgtgtgtatgtatatgacACTTAAGAATTTGTTTTACTCACCGACACGATGCGTAGCAGCGGAGTTATAACTATGTCGCGGCTACGTTgatttgcaaaatataaatatgcgaTTCAAATTATAGTGACGTTCGAAATAATTAGTCTTCTAACGGACAGTTTTGTGTATAAGATAATTACAAACTATTCCGAATGTAAtagatgaaattataaatagtaGACAACTCTCCTCTAGGATTGCTCCGCCGACGCCTAATGTCGTCCTGAACTCTTTTTCTCCTCTTCTCTTGTTCCTCCATGACATGACACTCACTCGTGAAAATACcgattaattacatattacgGTAAAGAATAGACGATCACGCGGTACTTTGTACAACACTCCCGACGTTTACGTCATAATcacaaaatactttattatattacaatggaAAAATCAAAGCATCATTGTACGCACGCAAATAAACTATGAATGTATTTGACGTTTTGATTCGCAGCCTTTTGTTAATAACTCAAAAACGGAGCCGGCGGGTTTAACCTGAAACCATACAATACGACGTGATTAATAAAGCggagttaataattaaaacgcgGTGGACcatttaaaaatacaagtacATGATTTAGTTAATATTTCGCGAGATAATACACGAAGAGGCTCGCGATGCTACCTGCTCGCTCAAATCTTGGAATGCGAATGATAGCGCGGTGACCTTGCGTAAACACTTCGCGTTGTAAACAACACACAAGGGCAACAAATTCCAAGGACGTGTGTCAGCTAAATTTCTTAAatgatttacagattgtttataaaattatacgctGATACAAATGAGTAtacgtcaaatctcaaaattttgtataaactttgcaaagctccacggtgtaaaataaaaattgcacgaaaatgtggtttacagcattcgaaagcgcgaatctttatctttaatttgcgtatttgttgagcgttgtacgattttttatcaccgagttattcaacactgaagcaacAATAGTCTCGCGCGGCGAGAGACTCCGCATTATGTGCGTCGTGTCTTTAAATGCCccactcgggttgttgaccgcaCACGCTGCGTCACGCCGCGCGCTGTCTAGCCAGCCGCCCCACTCTTCTCGGGCGCAAGGTCATTCGCACTACCCGAGGCGCACGTGGTCAGACGGCGGCGGCGTGACGTAGCgtgcgcggtcaacaacccgagtggggcatttaacagagacggcgcgccgcggcgcggcatgcggagtctctctcgctgcgcgagactatTGTTGCTTCAAAGTTGAATAACTCGGTGTTAAAAAAATCGTACagcgctcaacaaaaacgcaaattaaagataaagattcgtGCTTTTGAATGCTATAAACCACATtttcgtgcaatttttattttaccccgtggagctttgcaaagtttatagaaaattttgtgattaagatatatatatatacacacacgcgcgcgcgcgcgcgcgcgtgtgtgtgtgtgtgtgtgtgtgtgtatgtgtgtgtatgatacttaagatggtcttaaatataagaatcgaatATAAATATCGATACCATGACTACATGATTTTAATGCAAACTTAATTGAACTATTTTTATCGGcagtgtcgcaaaatggatgtgatttTAGTTCACATTCCGGCCAAAATAGGAGTTGTTAGTACGACGCAAATTtgagcgttataagaaaaatgcCGGCATGGCCGTTCTCAAATTCCTCTCTGCTTAAACTAACCGTTCATGTGAAgtaaaaacaatgaaatatttttatgatccaTTCAAATTTGGAATCACTTTGGACAAAACAAACATTAATAATCTTAACttatagtataaattataaaaattgtactttcTGTAATTGTGTTTGTGTGCATACATAAGTGTATGCATGTAATCGATCTATTCAATTCGCAATAAATCAAATCTTCGCTtgtctaataaaattacataatttaaataattaatcttatttcttcTCCATTAgactgatttaataatttttcaacaattaatcaatataaaatgtatttttttagtgtgaaaaaatatataacgctaCGTATGAATGTGTATGGTATACACTAAGTCCTAAAACAGCAAAAGACTTGACGTTAATTATGCTCTGTGCAAAGAAACCATTCAATCTCACAGCGGGAAAAATAATCCCAATGACAATGTCTACATTCTATAGTGTAAGTTATGTAAagcaaaatatgaaattattatacatattataatttcttaatatatttcttcaaagCTTTCAGTATTTTACTGttaaaaatcaaacatttcAGTTATTAAAAACGTCGATGGGTTATATATCTATGTTATTTGCTATTCGAAATTAATGATGAAAAGTTACTTGATAAATCGATACGTTGCTAGTTTAacaacatatacatatatgtaaaataaaaataaatagtttacataaatatattatgcattaattttattgtcaaattttgaCCACAGATCCATAGCCAtctgtttaattaatttgtttacaatCTGTCAACaaagtttattaacatattatgtcAAGAGATTAGTGGTAGAAATCGGAAAGAGTGTGCGCGAGGATAATCTGACGATAGATTAGTAGTAAAAATTGAaccaaaattacaaattttggtCGATTACGGCCGCCACTCTATTGGTATAATGTGACtagatttattacatttttatgacaatttaGCGATATCTTCAAATATTAGAGattgtgtgtaaaatttattacctTTCTGCAATCAAAAATTGGTAGCATATGCTTTGCTCAAAATTTGTCTCTGCAAATTTTGCTACTTGGACTACACATTAAGTAGTATATAATTTCTACTAAGCTGCATTAATTCCTCCTTACAAAGTAGTTCGTCATTGTATTTGTATGGTAAACGACAACATGCAGCTTTGGAATGGTATGCAAAGAAGCTGATGATTCTGAAAACAACAATCAGAGACAATATCAATTCTGTGTCTCTGCTAAATTctgttttatattacaaaaacgcATCAAACAATTGTATGCAAAAGCAGTAGTAGTTGTTTATCATAGCTTGCAcaacacaaaataaaagaaaaatgcttCTTTTTGCAAGGccaagtttatttaataattgtaataaaaaattaaagcgcatagtataattttaatttagtaatgtcAACATTATCTTATATGTACATCATAagaatttttctcttaatttgtTCTTTTGTTTACTttcctaatataaaaaaatataacagacAACTGGCAGAAcgctttatttctctttttgcgATTTGCTGCACTTTAAAACGCTTAAAGACATATTTGAATTTCACAATTACCTAAAACTCTATTGTGGAATGTTTCCTCCttaaatagaaatatgaaaaataatatttttgaatagaGTACCGTTTGTATGTTGTATGTACaatatacataatgtatatgcagataaagaaaataaaaaataatagcacACACTAATGATTTGAGAAGcactcatttttatattttaatacattttattcgtATAGTTTTTTAAGGCataaacatttacaagttcACGGTCTTTCAGCATTATTTTGACAAATTAGTATCGTCAAATTATCACCTGTCACTCATTTCTTCACACCGTTCTCGTTATGTGTCTACATCCCAACTGTCTGGTCAAAACAAATCTGCAGCTATACACTCATTAATATGcatcatcaaatttataataatgaaataattaataaaagtaattaatcaCAATTACAATTGCTTCAAttacactgtaatttaaatgtattatatattgcaaCTCGATAATTGCtgtaattgtaattgttttaactGTATAATTTACACTGTTTGTAACATATAACAATCCACATTATGTTTAGCATGTAAATTCATGTGGTTgcatttttctaactttttataTGCTATCAACGACACAGATATGTTGTTATCTGGACAACGGCTTTTCCGTTTTAAGCGTTTTAATCTTAAGGCTCAATCCGTGTGACACAAGATACGTGTCacaaataatgcattatttatccttgttatttgaatgttaaacaagaataaatagtgcattatgcactcatttGGATTCTCATTGACAATTTGTCACTTTAAATTAACGGAAAGAATTTGATCCTTTCCATCTTCTGGCTATGCCTCGACTGACTGGTAGAGACAATGGGCTACAGCTATAGATTCATTAATAATGCACCACCAAAATGTCCAGCAAAAATGGAAACTTTTTTCTGTCTGCGATGACACTTTTTAGCAACGCAGAAGGTATCTACAAATGTATACTTTCTGTGTAAAATTTTCAACGGTTTGACTCGTTTTGTCTCTTCATTTTGTGTCTGAGAAAGTTTTTATCTCATAGGCAATTGCAACTATCTACGAGCTCTTCGATAGCAAAaggaaaaagtatataaaagcatataaaaaaagtacagTTGTACAGGTCGGTAAACTTTAAACGCTCATTTTGCGTTGCcactattataatttatacattacatCCTTTCGCCGAATGAAAACTTTGACGAGAGTATAATAGCAAGTGTTCCTTctaattgttacaatatttacgACGGCGCATCGTGTCATGTTTCAAGAGTTTCATTGGTAGTACGCGTCTTAGCAACGTCTAGGGAATAACATCGTTGATGAAAAAAGACCAGTAACGCTTTCACCAATGGATAGTTCAAACAAATATAATGGTGTACCTTTTCATTatcagttaataattttaacaaaaaaagatttaatttaaaacaacacTTTTCTgtatcataattaaaaaataattaatttttacatttaatttagttttttttataaaaaaagttgttctatatatttaataaacttctaTCTAAATAGTGATTGGTAGAACTCTACGGTTAATAAACTAACGTTGATTAGAATTATATCGTATTACTATTTACTGACAAAGGAAACCTTGATCGTAAAATGagaaattcagattttaatgaaacttagcATAAATgtagagaaaataaatatataaatttagaaatttttacttGTGGCTAAAAAACGGTTTGAAGGGATGAAACCACTCTTTAAAAGTAACAAGACTTGCGCCTTTCTTTaatatatctcgtaaactaacaaaataccaaaaaattttataccaatattttacagtaaaaatgtctatttaattatgctatttattttcccaaaaaaattctttcctaatttattttttaattactttctattttttacattaaaattccaattttattacaacttcATATAAATGTAAAGGGGGTAAATactcaaatttagaaatttttatttgttgctaaaAATGATTCAAAGGGGTGAATTAGTTATGAACACATGGATACACGTAAAATAAAACCACCTTAACTTTATTGGTTtgtattatactattatatacaaaactttaatctttgaaaacaatttttttagaaaattaatagagTAATTAGAGATATTAGTATTGTGAAACTTtgatgtaaaacattttatttggtatgtaatattttgtttagcttacaaagtatattttaaaaaagctaaaatatttttatatttgagagGTAATTTCGCCCTTTCAAACCGTTTTTTAGTtgcaactaaaaatttttacattcataTATTTACTCTTTCTACATTTATGCCAAATTTCATACAAATCTAAATTTTTCACTTCACGAGATTTCTTTCTAAGTTATTATCAAGAACCAAAATGGTATTCCACTATCCCCTCCAaacctttatatttttatataattttatataattaaatataattaaatataa harbors:
- the LOC120359272 gene encoding uncharacterized protein LOC120359272 isoform X2, with product MINFFRMLFNITLIIFVLTVPTLAQLIKTWGDMIQIIDNLQFIIFNLIAAFKIFIMWYKKEVLSLLINIIINDWMRVKINKERNVMLKNARITRLLIKDRIFFMLSATSIRMSPAIFKQYFGHMKNLTNLEKSLPIPAHYCAIDNFLGLLILHVCGQMESLHLRLLNLGKDPDFRAVLKYNIKDYLIRFSRK
- the LOC120359272 gene encoding uncharacterized protein LOC120359272 isoform X1, with product MINFFRMLFNITLIIFVLTVPTLAQLIKTWGDMIQIIDNLQFIIFNLIAAFKIFIMWYKKEVLSLLINIIINDWMRVKINKERNVMLKNARITRLLIKDRIFFMLSATSIRMSPAIFKQYFGHMKNLTNLEKSLPIPAHYWYDVSSSPIYELTYLVQTIGSFACALTYSAIDNFLGLLILHVCGQMESLHLRLLNLGKDPDFRAVLKYNIKDYLIRFSRK